A region from the Janthinobacterium agaricidamnosum genome encodes:
- a CDS encoding phosphatase PAP2 family protein translates to MQEKNDMGVTMGWTMKLRRFVEARLSPEGELGLHMTVGVALMLVAIVVFHEISEAVMGMEQITVIDLQVAQWFNRHAVPWITSVLLVVTHMHGVIGAITLAVLLGWYLHRKGADYWLFTLVITMPGVMFLNLLLKYIFVRARPSFDEPILQTALSTYSFPSGHTATSTALYGLLAAYLICQTAPGAWGKRIGIALGAFLMASLVGFSRIYLGAHYLSDVLAAMAESYGWLAICIAGVSTLRRRRHIRQTT, encoded by the coding sequence TTGCAAGAGAAAAATGACATGGGCGTGACCATGGGCTGGACCATGAAACTGCGCCGCTTCGTCGAGGCGCGCCTGTCGCCCGAAGGCGAACTGGGCCTGCATATGACGGTCGGCGTGGCCCTGATGCTGGTGGCCATCGTGGTCTTCCACGAGATCTCCGAAGCCGTGATGGGCATGGAGCAGATCACCGTGATCGACTTGCAGGTGGCGCAGTGGTTCAACCGGCATGCCGTGCCGTGGATCACCAGCGTGCTGCTGGTCGTTACGCATATGCATGGCGTGATCGGCGCCATCACCCTGGCCGTCTTGCTGGGCTGGTATCTGCACCGCAAGGGCGCTGACTATTGGCTGTTTACCCTGGTCATCACCATGCCGGGCGTCATGTTTTTGAACCTGCTGTTAAAGTACATTTTTGTGCGCGCGCGGCCCAGCTTTGACGAGCCCATCCTGCAGACGGCCTTGAGCACGTACAGCTTTCCCAGCGGCCATACGGCCACCTCGACAGCCCTGTATGGCTTGCTGGCCGCCTACCTGATTTGCCAGACGGCGCCGGGCGCCTGGGGCAAGCGCATCGGTATCGCGCTGGGCGCATTCCTGATGGCGTCGCTCGTGGGCTTCAGCCGCATTTATTTGGGCGCACATTACCTGAGCGATGTGCTGGCGGCCATGGCGGAAAGCTATGGCTGGCTGGCCATCTGTATCGCCGGCGTGTCGACCCTGCGCCGCCGCCGGCACATCCGGCAAACCACATAA
- a CDS encoding diacylglycerol/lipid kinase family protein — MSKIAVIINAGAGCGYARDWAQQLEAQFLAVGLDAAITLAQSGAEMIATAEQALRDGAPIVVAGGGDGTINAVASVVVGSGTPFGVLPLGTLNHFAKDLNIPLDLDAAIANVAQGVPHQVDVGEVNGRIFLNNSSLGLYPDIVRDREKQQRRLGRGKWLAFSWALVAALRRYPFLSVQLKLNDAVHARRTPFVFIGNNEYRMEGLNIGERERLNGGQLSLYVAQRPGRLGLVRLALHALFGKLSQAKDFDVLTATDLEIATKHRRLRVATDGEVTVMNTPLRYRIRTAALEVIVPASVPAAS, encoded by the coding sequence CTGAGCAAAATCGCCGTCATCATCAACGCGGGCGCCGGCTGCGGCTATGCGCGGGACTGGGCGCAGCAGCTCGAAGCGCAATTCCTGGCCGTGGGCCTCGACGCCGCCATCACCCTGGCGCAAAGCGGGGCCGAGATGATCGCCACTGCCGAGCAAGCCCTGCGCGATGGCGCGCCCATCGTCGTGGCCGGCGGCGGCGACGGCACCATCAATGCCGTCGCGTCCGTCGTCGTCGGCAGCGGCACGCCGTTTGGCGTCCTGCCGCTAGGCACCTTGAACCATTTCGCCAAGGATTTGAATATCCCGCTTGACCTCGATGCGGCGATTGCCAACGTGGCGCAGGGCGTGCCGCACCAGGTCGACGTGGGGGAAGTCAATGGCCGCATCTTCCTGAATAATTCCAGCCTGGGCCTGTATCCCGATATCGTGCGCGACCGCGAAAAGCAGCAGCGGCGGCTGGGGCGGGGCAAGTGGCTGGCCTTCAGCTGGGCGCTGGTGGCCGCCTTGCGCCGCTATCCCTTTCTCAGCGTGCAATTGAAACTCAACGACGCCGTGCATGCGCGGCGCACGCCCTTCGTCTTCATCGGCAATAATGAATACCGGATGGAAGGCTTGAATATCGGCGAGCGCGAACGCCTCAACGGTGGCCAGCTGAGCCTGTACGTGGCGCAGCGTCCGGGCCGCCTGGGCCTCGTGCGCCTGGCCCTGCACGCGCTGTTCGGCAAGTTGTCGCAGGCCAAGGATTTCGATGTGCTGACGGCCACCGACCTGGAGATCGCCACGAAACACCGCCGCCTGCGCGTGGCCACCGATGGCGAAGTGACCGTCATGAATACGCCACTGCGCTACCGCATCCGCACGGCCGCGCTCGAAGTGATCGTGCCGGCGTCCGTGCCCGCCGCCA
- a CDS encoding AI-2E family transporter, with product MTDTQRDIVSAGFSLALIAVTAFVMQRFFLPLVWAGILCVATWPLYLRVRAALGQRTIIAAAVLTLAFACIFIIPVLFGVAQAAREVPVLANFVVHANTDGLPVPDWVAHIPLAGSAIGDWWQATLSQPHGLGHFFAGSAVGGFHSARDMLKVLGADVFHRLVDFGLAFLCLFFFYKDGEALTRQITAVGSHFLRPERWGRYAQKIPTAIRATVNGLVLVGLAEGVLIGFAYAIAGLPSPALWAFATGILAIIPFGAPLAYLCAAALLVFQGNVGAAIGVAAWGTVVLFVADHFVRPGMIGNATRLPFLAVLFGILGGVETLGLVGLFIGPVVMVLFVTLWYEANVFDKAAPVKTSANTPASPAAPERTQ from the coding sequence ATGACCGATACCCAGCGCGACATCGTCAGCGCAGGCTTTTCCCTGGCCCTGATCGCCGTGACGGCCTTCGTCATGCAGCGTTTCTTTTTGCCGCTCGTATGGGCCGGCATCCTGTGCGTGGCCACCTGGCCCCTGTACCTGCGCGTGCGCGCGGCACTGGGCCAGCGCACCATCATCGCGGCGGCCGTGCTGACCCTGGCGTTCGCCTGCATCTTCATCATCCCCGTGCTGTTCGGCGTGGCGCAGGCGGCGCGCGAAGTGCCCGTGCTGGCCAATTTCGTCGTCCATGCGAATACGGACGGCTTGCCCGTGCCGGACTGGGTGGCGCACATTCCGCTGGCCGGCAGCGCCATCGGCGACTGGTGGCAAGCCACCCTGAGCCAGCCCCACGGCCTCGGCCACTTCTTTGCGGGCAGCGCCGTGGGCGGTTTTCATTCCGCGCGCGACATGCTCAAGGTGCTGGGCGCGGACGTCTTCCACCGCCTGGTCGATTTCGGCCTGGCCTTTCTATGCCTGTTTTTCTTTTACAAGGATGGCGAAGCGCTGACGCGCCAGATCACGGCCGTCGGCAGCCATTTTTTGCGTCCTGAACGCTGGGGCCGCTATGCGCAAAAGATCCCCACGGCCATCCGCGCCACCGTCAATGGCCTGGTGCTCGTGGGCCTGGCCGAAGGCGTGCTGATCGGCTTCGCCTATGCGATTGCCGGCTTGCCGTCGCCGGCCCTGTGGGCGTTCGCCACCGGTATTTTGGCCATCATCCCGTTCGGCGCGCCGCTCGCTTACCTGTGCGCGGCCGCTTTGCTGGTGTTCCAGGGCAATGTGGGCGCCGCCATCGGCGTGGCCGCATGGGGCACCGTGGTGCTGTTCGTGGCCGATCACTTCGTGCGTCCCGGCATGATCGGCAACGCTACCCGCTTGCCTTTCCTGGCCGTGCTGTTCGGCATTTTGGGCGGCGTGGAAACCCTGGGCCTCGTGGGCCTGTTCATCGGCCCCGTCGTGATGGTGCTGTTCGTGACCTTGTGGTACGAGGCGAATGTGTTCGACAAGGCGGCGCCTGTCAAGACAAGCGCGAATACACCTGCCAGCCCGGCCGCACCGGAACGCACGCAGTAA
- a CDS encoding DUF1501 domain-containing protein — protein sequence MNRRDLLKALAAAPLLSHSGGLLAAPATNAKLLFVFLRGGYDANNLLVPIGSDFYYASRPNIAIAKPGADNGALALNSDWALHPALRETIYPMFTGGEAAFIPFAGTTDLTRSHFETQDSIELGQELGGRRDFRSGFLNRLAQSLNSGKHAISFTDQLPLIFQGGVQVPNMGLRSVGKSGIDARQSQLIAAMYKGTPLQQPVSAGFAVREDVSRELTGEMQAANRNAISTKGFELEAQRIARLMKDKYNLGFVDVGGWDTHVGQGGANGYLAGRFDELGRGLAAFSQEMGSEWRNTVVVVVSEFGRTFRENGNRGTDHGHGSVFWVLGGGIKGKQVAGEQVAISQATLFQNRDMPVLNEYRAVLGGLLRRTFGLTPAQLDHVFAGVKPVELGLV from the coding sequence ATGAACCGTCGTGACTTGTTGAAAGCCCTGGCCGCCGCGCCCCTGTTGTCGCACTCGGGCGGCTTGCTGGCCGCGCCCGCCACGAATGCGAAGCTGCTGTTCGTCTTCCTGCGCGGCGGCTATGACGCGAACAACCTGCTGGTGCCCATCGGCAGCGATTTTTATTATGCATCGCGGCCGAATATCGCCATCGCGAAACCGGGTGCGGACAACGGCGCGCTGGCCTTGAATAGCGATTGGGCCCTGCATCCGGCCTTGCGCGAGACCATCTATCCCATGTTCACGGGCGGCGAGGCGGCCTTCATTCCGTTTGCAGGCACGACGGATTTGACGCGCAGCCATTTCGAGACGCAGGACAGCATCGAACTGGGACAGGAACTGGGCGGGCGCCGCGATTTCCGCTCGGGCTTTTTGAACCGGCTGGCGCAAAGCCTCAATAGCGGCAAGCACGCCATTTCCTTCACGGACCAGCTGCCCCTGATCTTCCAGGGCGGCGTGCAAGTGCCGAACATGGGGCTGCGCTCCGTGGGCAAGTCCGGTATCGATGCGCGTCAAAGCCAGCTCATCGCGGCGATGTACAAGGGCACGCCTCTGCAGCAACCGGTCAGCGCGGGCTTTGCCGTGCGCGAGGACGTGAGCCGGGAATTGACGGGAGAAATGCAGGCGGCCAACCGCAACGCCATCAGTACCAAGGGCTTTGAACTGGAAGCGCAGCGCATCGCGCGCTTGATGAAGGACAAATACAACCTCGGTTTCGTCGACGTGGGCGGCTGGGATACGCACGTGGGGCAGGGCGGCGCGAATGGCTACCTGGCGGGGCGCTTCGACGAACTGGGCCGGGGCCTGGCCGCGTTTTCCCAGGAAATGGGCAGCGAATGGCGCAATACCGTCGTCGTCGTCGTCAGCGAATTTGGCCGCACCTTCCGCGAAAACGGCAACCGCGGCACGGACCATGGCCACGGCAGCGTGTTCTGGGTGCTCGGCGGCGGCATCAAGGGCAAGCAGGTGGCGGGTGAGCAGGTGGCGATTTCGCAGGCGACGCTGTTCCAGAACCGCGACATGCCCGTGCTCAATGAATACCGCGCCGTGCTGGGCGGCTTGCTGCGCCGCACCTTCGGTTTGACGCCGGCGCAACTCGATCATGTGTTTGCCGGCGTCAAGCCGGTGGAGCTGGGCCTCGTATAA